From a single Okeanomitos corallinicola TIOX110 genomic region:
- a CDS encoding DUF2726 domain-containing protein produces MYIKPKRLVNLYEERMLEFLQTCIDENYKLHTQVSLSQFCEPVAIIDSKLHNFWLTSSVDALITNNNYQPCLVVEFQSTYHDNPEARERDTKKLHLLTLAGVPLLYSRIKDLGLLHLYNQNEQIIFNLFTGENRENATSLIKNYCPPSNLSHLPEIA; encoded by the coding sequence ATGTATATCAAACCCAAAAGATTGGTTAACCTTTACGAAGAAAGAATGTTAGAATTTCTCCAAACCTGCATAGATGAAAATTATAAACTTCATACCCAGGTTAGCTTGTCTCAATTTTGTGAACCAGTTGCTATAATTGATAGTAAACTCCACAACTTTTGGTTAACCTCCAGTGTAGACGCTCTGATCACAAACAATAATTATCAACCTTGCTTAGTGGTAGAATTTCAATCTACATATCATGATAATCCTGAAGCAAGAGAACGGGACACCAAAAAATTACATTTACTCACATTAGCAGGAGTTCCATTACTTTATTCACGAATCAAAGACCTTGGATTATTACATCTTTACAACCAAAATGAACAAATAATATTTAACCTCTTCACAGGAGAAAATAGAGAAAACGCCACATCTTTAATTAAAAATTATTGTCCACCATCCAACTTATCTCATTTACCAGAAATAGCATAA
- the gloA gene encoding lactoylglutathione lyase, translating to MRLLHTMLRVGNLEESLKFYCDVLGMKLLRRKDYPGGEFTLAFVGYGDECDNTVLELTYNWGVEKYDLGSAYGHIALGVDDIYATCEQIRQCGAKVVREPGPMKHGSTIIAFVEDPDGYKVELIQLTTLK from the coding sequence ATGCGATTACTACATACAATGTTGCGAGTAGGCAACTTAGAAGAGTCCTTAAAATTCTATTGTGATGTATTGGGTATGAAATTACTCCGCCGCAAAGACTATCCAGGTGGAGAATTCACCCTTGCTTTTGTGGGTTACGGTGATGAATGTGACAATACAGTCCTAGAATTAACTTACAACTGGGGTGTGGAAAAATATGATTTAGGTTCAGCCTATGGTCATATTGCACTGGGAGTAGATGACATTTACGCCACCTGTGAGCAAATTAGACAATGTGGAGCTAAAGTAGTTAGAGAACCAGGGCCAATGAAACATGGTTCTACAATAATTGCTTTTGTTGAAGATCCAGATGGATATAAAGTTGAATTAATTCAGTTAACTACACTAAAGTAG
- the clpB gene encoding ATP-dependent chaperone ClpB, with translation MQPTDPNKFTDTTWDAVIKSQDIVRAYQQQQLEVEHLILALLEESSSISAGILTRAEIDPIKLQQQLEAYTKRQPRIGKNDQLYLGRNLDLLLDRAEEIRGRMKDAEISEGHVFLAFAEDERIGRRIFKALNVDITKLETAVKNVRVTQKVTPKSSETETEDGQYQALERFGRDLTEQAKAGKLDPVIGRDDEIRRVIQVLSRRSKNNPVLIGEPGVGKTAIAEALAQRMVNGDVPESLKNRQLISLDIGSLIAGAKYRGEFEDRLKNVLREVTESNGQIVLFIDELHTVVGAGSNQQGSMDAGNLLKPMLARGELRCIGATTLDEYRKFIEKDAALERRFQQVYVDQPTVENTISILRGLKERYEVHHNVKISDSALVAAATLSARYIADRFLPDKAIDLVDEAAAKLKMEITSKPAELETIDRRLMQLEMEKLSLAGEDNETSPTRERLQLIEQEINTLTIKQQSFNEQWQGEKQLLEAISTLKKEEDAMRVQIEQAERDYDLNKAAQLKYGKLEGVQREREIKETKLLEIQSQGSTLLREQVTEADIAEIVAKWTGIPVNRLLESERQKLLKLESHLHERVIGQEEAVSAVAAAIRRARAGMKDPSRPIGSFLFMGPTGVGKTELARALAQFLFDSDDALVRLDMSEYMEKHSVSRLVGAPPGYIGYEEGGQLSEAIRRHPYSVVLLDEVEKAHPDVFNILLQVLDDGRVTDSQGRGVDFRNTVIVMTSNLGSEHILDVAGDDSKYDIMRNRVMESLRSHFRPEFLNRVDDLILFHTLSRSEMRHIIRIQLKRVENLLKEQKISFEISQAACDHLVEAGYDPVYGARPLKRSIQREVENPLATKLLENTFISGDTIIIEKGEHGLTFTKKAPVKNVAKTKAVKLLETSSDV, from the coding sequence ATGCAGCCTACAGATCCAAATAAATTTACTGATACAACCTGGGATGCAGTGATTAAATCTCAGGATATAGTTCGTGCATATCAACAACAACAATTAGAAGTAGAACATTTAATTCTTGCCCTTTTAGAAGAATCTAGTAGTATATCCGCAGGTATTCTTACTCGTGCTGAAATAGATCCAATTAAATTACAGCAACAGTTAGAAGCTTATACTAAACGTCAGCCCAGGATAGGAAAAAATGATCAATTATATCTAGGTAGAAATTTAGATTTACTTTTAGATAGAGCCGAAGAAATTCGTGGCAGAATGAAAGATGCAGAAATTTCTGAAGGTCACGTTTTCTTAGCCTTCGCAGAAGATGAACGTATCGGCAGACGAATATTTAAAGCCTTAAATGTTGATATTACTAAATTAGAAACTGCTGTTAAAAATGTCCGTGTGACTCAAAAAGTCACCCCCAAGTCAAGCGAAACAGAAACTGAGGATGGACAGTACCAAGCGTTAGAGCGTTTTGGTAGAGATTTGACAGAACAGGCAAAAGCAGGAAAATTAGATCCTGTAATCGGCCGCGATGATGAAATTCGCCGCGTCATTCAAGTATTATCAAGACGTAGCAAAAATAACCCAGTTTTAATTGGAGAACCGGGCGTTGGCAAAACTGCGATCGCCGAAGCTTTAGCCCAGAGAATGGTTAATGGCGACGTTCCCGAATCTTTAAAAAACCGTCAATTGATTTCTTTAGATATCGGTAGTCTCATTGCTGGGGCCAAATACCGTGGTGAATTTGAAGACCGTTTAAAAAATGTCCTCCGGGAAGTTACGGAATCAAACGGGCAAATAGTTCTATTTATTGATGAACTGCATACCGTAGTTGGTGCAGGTTCTAACCAACAAGGATCAATGGATGCGGGTAACTTACTTAAACCCATGTTAGCGAGGGGCGAGTTACGTTGTATCGGTGCAACCACCTTAGATGAATATCGTAAATTCATTGAAAAAGACGCAGCTTTAGAAAGAAGATTTCAACAGGTATATGTAGATCAACCTACCGTAGAAAATACAATCTCGATTTTACGGGGTTTGAAAGAACGCTACGAAGTCCATCACAACGTTAAAATATCCGATTCCGCTTTAGTAGCAGCAGCAACTTTATCAGCCCGTTATATTGCCGATAGATTTTTACCAGACAAAGCCATTGACTTAGTTGACGAAGCCGCAGCGAAATTAAAAATGGAAATTACCTCCAAACCGGCGGAATTAGAAACCATTGATAGACGCTTAATGCAGCTAGAAATGGAAAAACTATCATTAGCAGGAGAAGATAACGAAACTTCCCCAACTAGAGAAAGATTACAGCTAATTGAGCAAGAAATTAACACATTAACAATTAAACAGCAAAGCTTTAATGAACAATGGCAAGGGGAAAAGCAATTATTAGAAGCAATTAGCACCCTCAAAAAAGAAGAAGACGCAATGCGGGTGCAAATTGAACAAGCAGAAAGGGATTATGATTTAAACAAAGCGGCTCAATTGAAATACGGTAAATTAGAAGGAGTGCAAAGAGAACGGGAAATTAAAGAAACAAAACTCCTAGAAATTCAAAGTCAAGGTTCTACCCTGCTGCGAGAACAAGTCACAGAAGCCGACATAGCCGAAATAGTCGCCAAATGGACAGGTATACCAGTTAACCGCCTGTTAGAATCAGAACGGCAGAAATTACTGAAATTAGAAAGCCATTTACATGAACGGGTAATTGGACAGGAAGAAGCTGTTTCTGCCGTTGCTGCGGCCATTCGTCGCGCCCGTGCAGGGATGAAAGACCCCTCACGTCCTATTGGGTCATTTTTGTTCATGGGACCGACTGGGGTAGGTAAAACCGAACTCGCCCGCGCTTTAGCTCAATTTCTCTTTGATTCCGATGATGCTTTGGTGCGGTTGGATATGTCCGAGTACATGGAAAAACACTCCGTTTCCCGCCTAGTGGGTGCGCCTCCTGGATACATCGGTTATGAAGAAGGTGGTCAACTTTCCGAAGCTATTCGTCGTCATCCCTATTCTGTAGTGTTGCTAGATGAAGTAGAAAAAGCCCATCCCGATGTGTTTAATATTTTGCTTCAAGTATTAGATGATGGTAGAGTTACGGACTCACAAGGTAGGGGAGTTGATTTCCGAAACACAGTTATAGTCATGACTAGCAACCTTGGCAGTGAGCATATTTTGGATGTTGCTGGTGATGACTCCAAGTATGATATAATGCGAAACAGGGTGATGGAATCTTTGCGATCGCACTTCCGCCCCGAATTTCTCAACCGCGTTGATGACTTAATATTGTTCCATACCCTCAGCCGTTCAGAAATGCGGCACATTATTCGTATTCAATTGAAACGGGTGGAAAATCTACTCAAAGAGCAAAAAATATCCTTTGAAATATCTCAAGCCGCCTGTGACCATTTGGTTGAAGCTGGTTATGATCCAGTGTATGGCGCACGTCCATTAAAAAGGTCAATTCAGCGCGAAGTTGAAAACCCTCTCGCTACCAAATTATTAGAAAATACCTTTATCTCTGGTGACACAATTATTATTGAAAAAGGTGAACATGGGTTAACTTTTACCAAGAAAGCACCTGTAAAGAATGTAGCTAAAACTAAGGCTGTTAAATTATTAGAAACATCCTCAGATGTCTAA
- the ndhD1 gene encoding photosynthetic/respiratory NAD(P)H-quinone oxidoreductase subunit D1 — MANFPWLTTIILFPIAASLLLPIIPDKEGKTVRWYSLAVGLIDFALIVYAFCTGYDFSNPDLQLVESYPWVPQLGLNWSVGADGLSMPLILLTGFITTLAVLAAWPVTFKPKLFFFLILAMYGGQIAVFAVQDMLLFFLVWELELVPIYFLLSIWGGKKRQYAATKFILYTAGGSLFILLSSLTMGFYGDTVTFDMQSLALKDFGLNLQLLLYAGFLIAYAVKLPIIPLHTWLPDAHGEATAPVHMLLAGILLKMGGYALIRMNAQMLPDAHAYVAPVLVVLGVVNIIYAALTSFAQRNLKRKIAYSSISHMGFVLIGIASFTDLGLSGAVLQMVSHGLIGASLFFLVGATYDRTHTLMLDEMGGVGKRMKKIFAMFTTCSMASLALPGMSGFVAELMVFVGFATSDAYNPTFKVIVIFLMAVGVILTPIYLLSMLREIFYGQENEELVSHQALIDAEPREVFIIACLLIPIIGIGFYPKLLTQMYDATTVQLTARLRNSVPTLTAEKAVETVSLSAPVIGQ; from the coding sequence ATAGCTAATTTTCCGTGGTTGACGACGATTATTTTATTTCCCATAGCTGCGTCGCTACTGCTTCCCATCATCCCAGATAAAGAAGGCAAAACAGTGCGCTGGTATTCCCTCGCTGTGGGGTTGATAGATTTCGCGCTGATTGTTTACGCCTTTTGTACTGGTTACGATTTCTCCAATCCCGATTTGCAACTGGTGGAGAGTTACCCCTGGGTTCCCCAATTGGGTTTAAACTGGTCTGTGGGCGCTGATGGCTTATCTATGCCCCTGATTTTGCTAACTGGATTTATTACCACCTTGGCGGTTTTAGCAGCTTGGCCTGTCACCTTCAAGCCGAAATTATTTTTCTTCTTGATTTTGGCAATGTATGGCGGTCAAATCGCTGTCTTCGCTGTCCAGGATATGCTGTTATTCTTCCTGGTGTGGGAATTGGAACTTGTGCCAATTTACTTCCTGCTGTCAATTTGGGGCGGTAAAAAACGCCAATATGCAGCGACTAAGTTTATCTTATACACTGCTGGCGGTTCGCTGTTTATTTTGCTGTCTTCTTTGACGATGGGATTTTATGGCGATACAGTTACCTTTGATATGCAGTCCCTGGCATTAAAAGATTTCGGACTAAATTTACAACTTTTACTCTACGCTGGTTTTCTGATTGCCTACGCTGTCAAGTTGCCCATTATTCCTTTGCATACTTGGCTACCAGATGCCCACGGTGAAGCTACAGCACCTGTGCATATGTTACTAGCAGGTATTTTGCTGAAAATGGGTGGTTATGCTTTAATTCGCATGAATGCCCAAATGCTTCCCGATGCCCATGCTTATGTTGCCCCGGTTTTGGTGGTTTTGGGGGTAGTAAATATCATCTACGCGGCTTTAACATCCTTTGCCCAAAGGAACTTAAAACGGAAAATTGCCTACTCTTCAATTTCTCACATGGGCTTTGTTCTGATTGGGATTGCCTCTTTTACCGATTTGGGTCTGAGTGGGGCAGTTTTACAAATGGTTTCTCACGGTTTAATTGGGGCCAGTTTGTTCTTCTTGGTTGGTGCAACCTATGACCGCACACATACCCTGATGTTAGATGAAATGGGTGGTGTGGGTAAGCGAATGAAGAAGATTTTTGCGATGTTTACAACTTGTTCCATGGCTTCTTTAGCATTGCCAGGAATGAGTGGTTTTGTCGCAGAATTAATGGTATTTGTGGGCTTTGCAACTAGCGATGCTTATAACCCTACATTCAAAGTTATCGTCATTTTCTTAATGGCGGTGGGTGTGATTTTAACGCCAATTTATCTACTTTCAATGTTGCGAGAAATTTTCTACGGTCAAGAAAACGAAGAGTTAGTTTCTCACCAAGCTTTGATTGATGCTGAACCCCGTGAAGTGTTTATCATTGCTTGTTTGTTGATTCCTATTATTGGCATTGGTTTTTATCCCAAGTTGCTAACACAAATGTACGACGCTACAACTGTACAATTGACGGCAAGATTGCGTAATTCTGTGCCAACTTTGACGGCTGAGAAAGCAGTGGAAACTGTTTCTTTGAGTGCGCCTGTAATTGGTCAATAA
- a CDS encoding YdcF family protein: MSFLYLSKLLPLFFYPLGLASVSLIIALFTLWKRPKIAAIAISLSLSLLLVCSNGWVSKNLVRSLEWQNIPLKEIPQAEAIIVLGGATKSAIWPRTAPDLSESGDRVIYAAQLYRQKKAPIIILSGGRINWRGSGFAESADMANILTSLGIPADAIIQESESLNTYQNAVNVKQILASRNIKKVLLVTSAMHTPRAIKIFQRQGIDVIPAPTDFLISQAEIQELASTPKAAILNLLPDANNLNQFTTALKEYIGSFVYSLRGWL, from the coding sequence ATGAGTTTTTTATATCTTTCTAAATTATTACCGCTATTTTTTTATCCTTTGGGTTTAGCTAGTGTTAGTTTAATAATAGCTTTATTTACACTGTGGAAACGTCCTAAAATTGCGGCGATCGCTATTTCTCTATCTTTAAGTTTATTGCTGGTTTGTAGTAATGGTTGGGTGTCTAAAAACCTGGTGCGATCGCTAGAATGGCAAAATATACCCCTTAAAGAAATACCCCAAGCTGAGGCTATTATAGTGTTAGGAGGTGCAACTAAATCCGCTATTTGGCCGCGTACAGCCCCTGATTTAAGTGAATCTGGCGATCGCGTGATTTATGCGGCTCAACTCTATCGTCAAAAAAAAGCACCTATAATCATTTTAAGTGGTGGTCGGATTAATTGGCGTGGGAGTGGTTTTGCCGAATCAGCAGATATGGCAAATATTCTCACTTCACTTGGTATACCAGCGGATGCAATTATTCAAGAATCTGAATCTTTAAACACCTATCAAAACGCAGTTAATGTTAAACAAATTCTCGCATCTCGCAATATTAAAAAAGTTCTATTAGTCACTTCCGCAATGCACACACCCAGAGCAATTAAGATTTTTCAACGTCAAGGTATTGATGTTATTCCTGCACCTACAGATTTTCTGATCAGTCAAGCAGAAATTCAAGAATTAGCCAGCACTCCTAAAGCTGCTATCCTTAATTTGTTACCTGATGCTAATAATCTCAATCAGTTTACTACTGCTTTAAAAGAATATATCGGCAGTTTTGTTTATAGTTTACGTGGTTGGCTGTAG
- the thiC gene encoding phosphomethylpyrimidine synthase: MRTEWVAKRRGQGNVTQMHYARQGVITEEMYHVAKVENLSPELIRDEVARGRMVIPANINHTNLEAMAIGIASRCKVNANLGASPNSSDVEEELDKLRLSIKYGADTVMDLSTGGGNLDEIRTAIIKASPVPIGTVPVYQALESVHGRMENFTADDFLHIIEKHAQQGVDYQTIHAGLLIEHLPLVKTRLTGIVSRGGGILAKWMLLHRKQNPLYTHFNDIIEIFKKYDVTFSLGDSLRPGCTHDATDAAQLAELKTLGQLTRRAWEHDVQVMVEGPGHVPMDQIEFNVRKQMEECSEAPFYVLGPLVTDIAPGYDHITSAIGAAMAGWYGTAMLCYVTPKEHLGLPNAEDVRNGLIAYKIAAHAADIARKRPGARDRDDELSKARYNFDWNRQFELSLDPERAKEYHDETLPDDVYKKAEFCSMCGPKFCPMQTKIEDEALIELEEFLATEKVVQV, translated from the coding sequence ATGCGAACTGAATGGGTAGCCAAGCGCCGTGGACAGGGTAACGTCACCCAAATGCACTACGCCCGTCAAGGTGTAATTACCGAGGAAATGTACCACGTTGCCAAAGTGGAAAACCTCTCTCCTGAACTCATCCGCGACGAAGTAGCGCGGGGAAGAATGGTTATCCCTGCGAATATTAATCACACTAACCTAGAGGCAATGGCCATAGGTATCGCTTCTAGATGTAAAGTCAACGCTAACCTTGGTGCATCACCCAATTCTTCCGACGTAGAAGAAGAACTAGACAAACTCAGATTATCTATCAAATACGGTGCTGATACCGTCATGGACTTGTCCACAGGTGGCGGTAATTTAGATGAAATTCGTACCGCAATTATCAAAGCTTCACCCGTTCCCATCGGTACTGTACCAGTTTACCAAGCATTAGAAAGCGTTCACGGCAGAATGGAAAACTTCACCGCTGACGACTTTCTCCACATCATCGAAAAACACGCTCAACAAGGGGTAGACTATCAAACCATTCACGCAGGTTTGTTAATTGAACATTTACCCTTAGTTAAAACCCGTCTCACAGGTATTGTTTCCCGTGGTGGCGGTATTTTGGCTAAATGGATGTTACTACACCGCAAACAAAACCCCCTCTACACCCATTTCAACGACATCATTGAGATTTTCAAGAAATATGATGTCACCTTCAGTTTAGGGGACTCCCTGCGTCCTGGATGTACCCATGATGCGACAGATGCAGCACAGTTAGCAGAATTGAAAACTTTAGGTCAACTCACCCGCAGAGCCTGGGAACATGATGTACAGGTAATGGTGGAAGGTCCCGGCCACGTACCTATGGATCAAATTGAGTTTAATGTCCGCAAGCAAATGGAGGAATGTTCAGAAGCTCCATTTTATGTGCTTGGTCCTTTAGTTACAGATATTGCTCCTGGTTATGACCATATTACCTCTGCTATTGGTGCAGCAATGGCAGGTTGGTATGGAACAGCAATGTTATGTTATGTGACACCTAAAGAACATTTAGGTTTACCTAACGCTGAAGACGTGCGGAATGGCTTAATTGCTTATAAAATCGCTGCTCATGCGGCGGATATTGCCAGAAAGCGACCTGGTGCTAGAGATAGGGATGATGAACTTTCCAAAGCTCGGTATAATTTTGATTGGAATCGTCAATTTGAATTATCTTTAGATCCTGAAAGAGCTAAGGAATATCATGATGAAACTTTGCCTGATGATGTTTATAAAAAGGCTGAGTTTTGTTCTATGTGTGGTCCTAAGTTCTGTCCTATGCAGACTAAAATTGAAGATGAGGCTTTGATTGAGTTAGAAGAGTTTCTGGCTACAGAAAAAGTCGTTCAGGTTTAA
- a CDS encoding ferredoxin-thioredoxin reductase variable chain, with the protein MTVEIVVEVQKLDINNGMKIGDRVRVKESVVVYHHPEHRNQAFDIKGTEGEISAIVTQWEGRPVSANFPVLVKFDKRFKAHLREGELEVI; encoded by the coding sequence ATGACTGTAGAAATAGTTGTGGAAGTTCAAAAGTTAGATATAAATAATGGTATGAAAATAGGCGATCGCGTTCGTGTGAAAGAGTCCGTTGTAGTTTATCACCACCCTGAACATCGTAATCAGGCTTTTGATATCAAGGGTACAGAAGGGGAAATTTCAGCTATTGTCACTCAGTGGGAAGGTAGACCAGTAAGTGCTAATTTCCCGGTTTTAGTCAAGTTTGACAAAAGATTTAAGGCTCATTTACGCGAGGGTGAATTAGAAGTAATTTGA
- the cbiT gene encoding precorrin-6Y C5,15-methyltransferase subunit CbiT, with amino-acid sequence MPSKLWPYITPGIPDDLFENLPGIPLSQRELRLLLISQLRLKSDSVLWDIGAGTGTIPVEVGLLCPQGKVIAVERDEDVANLIKCNCDRFEVKNVEVVQGSAPECLHNINQNPDCVCMEGGKNIQEILQAVWVYLPLSGRVVATAANLESLYAISQSFSQLRARNIEVVQSAVNRLETRGFSQTFVAADPIFIVSGEKLD; translated from the coding sequence ATGCCCTCTAAACTTTGGCCTTACATCACCCCTGGTATCCCCGATGATTTATTTGAGAACTTACCAGGCATTCCCCTCAGTCAGCGAGAATTAAGATTATTGTTAATTTCCCAACTGCGACTCAAATCAGATTCTGTATTGTGGGATATTGGCGCAGGAACAGGTACAATTCCCGTAGAAGTGGGGTTATTGTGTCCCCAAGGAAAAGTAATTGCTGTAGAGAGAGACGAAGATGTAGCTAATTTGATCAAATGTAACTGCGATCGCTTTGAAGTCAAAAATGTAGAAGTAGTCCAAGGCAGCGCCCCAGAGTGTTTACATAACATCAACCAAAACCCTGACTGTGTGTGTATGGAAGGGGGAAAAAATATCCAGGAAATTTTACAAGCTGTCTGGGTTTATTTGCCTTTATCCGGTCGAGTAGTTGCCACAGCTGCTAATCTAGAGAGTCTGTATGCTATTTCCCAAAGCTTTTCCCAGTTAAGAGCCAGAAATATTGAAGTTGTGCAGTCTGCGGTTAACCGCTTAGAAACACGTGGTTTTTCTCAAACCTTTGTAGCGGCTGATCCCATTTTTATCGTCAGTGGTGAAAAACTAGATTGA
- a CDS encoding PCP reductase family protein, protein MSEQIKWTVEAEAKIKEIPFFVRPFARKKIENYAQENGVYLINIEVYDQAKQLFNKNHNN, encoded by the coding sequence ATGAGTGAACAAATTAAGTGGACTGTGGAAGCAGAAGCGAAAATTAAAGAAATTCCTTTTTTTGTGCGTCCTTTTGCCAGGAAAAAGATTGAAAATTATGCTCAGGAGAATGGTGTTTATTTAATAAATATAGAAGTTTATGATCAGGCTAAACAGTTATTTAATAAAAATCATAATAATTAA
- a CDS encoding phosphatidate cytidylyltransferase encodes MPWSRIISGIVAIALALSSTLLGGWYFTVAMAIVVFLGQQEYFNLVRTRGMSPAAKTTIFVSIILLAICTLNASLADALMPLAGTFICFYLLFQPQFATIADISASIMGLFYVGYLPSYWVRLRNLNSTDIISNIPFGGYWPNNWHDIFTQGKLETLPQGLTFTVLTFLCIWAADIGAYTFGKFLGKTPLSNISPKKTVEGAIFGITGSIIIALLGAYFLHLPYFLVTGSLLGVLIGIASLLGDLTESMLKRDAGVKDSGQLIPGHGGILDRTDSYIFTAPLVYYFVTLLLPLLK; translated from the coding sequence ATGCCTTGGTCAAGAATTATTAGTGGAATTGTGGCGATCGCCCTTGCCTTATCTTCAACCTTATTAGGAGGTTGGTACTTCACTGTAGCTATGGCGATCGTCGTCTTCCTAGGTCAACAGGAATATTTTAATTTAGTCCGTACTAGAGGGATGTCTCCTGCTGCTAAAACAACTATCTTTGTTAGTATCATTTTACTAGCAATATGTACTCTCAATGCTAGTTTAGCTGATGCCCTCATGCCCCTAGCAGGTACATTTATTTGTTTTTACCTACTCTTTCAACCCCAATTTGCTACCATTGCAGATATTTCCGCTTCTATTATGGGGCTATTTTACGTTGGTTATTTACCTAGTTACTGGGTAAGATTAAGAAACCTCAATAGCACAGATATCATCAGTAATATTCCCTTTGGTGGCTACTGGCCGAATAATTGGCATGATATTTTTACCCAAGGCAAATTAGAAACATTACCACAAGGTTTAACATTTACTGTTTTAACTTTTTTATGTATTTGGGCTGCTGATATTGGCGCTTACACTTTTGGTAAATTTTTAGGTAAAACTCCTCTCTCAAATATCAGTCCTAAAAAAACAGTAGAAGGAGCAATTTTTGGAATTACAGGTAGCATTATCATCGCTTTATTAGGAGCTTATTTTCTCCATTTACCTTACTTCCTGGTCACAGGTTCACTTTTGGGTGTGTTAATTGGTATTGCCAGTCTCTTAGGTGATTTAACAGAATCCATGTTAAAAAGAGATGCAGGAGTTAAAGATTCAGGACAATTAATACCTGGTCATGGTGGCATCTTAGATCGGACAGACAGCTACATTTTTACTGCTCCCCTAGTTTACTATTTTGTCACCCTTTTACTCCCTTTGTTAAAATAG